acaaaccatttctgtatggacctcgctttgtgcatgggggcattgtcatgctgaaacaggaaagggccttccccaaactgttgccacaaagttggaagcacagaatcgtctacaacTTTAGGATCTGCAAGCTGTCAAACTATCGTAAATACAGCACAAgctacacactgtttattagTTCCCAATATAATTTGCAGGCTAAGCTACCCACTGGACatagacgtcagttcaacatctaaaGTTTTGATTAAAaccctgtcattggatttaggttaaaagttaggtaaaataaatgtgaaatgaccttacgttgatgactttttgcaaagctaatcagttttccatgttgattcaacgtcatcacgtagaatttttgttgttgaaattatgtggaaacaacattgattcaaccagtttttgccaagTGGGTAGCTAAGTTCCAACTCTGTGTTTGTCAATGAAGTTAGCAACTAGAAGGCACATTGAGCAGCCAGGCCACAATCAGCTTATCAAGTCACTGGCGAGTGGCGACGTGTGCTTCGACGCCCGTTTAGTTGTTTACAACATTCTCACTATCTGTTACCAGTGTGCCTTTGTCTGGCAGAGTTTCATAGGGAATCATGTTACAAAACAGGTCACGGGGGACACAAGGTGCTTGTGAATGAGTTTTGGAATATTGACAAGTTGCAGTTGGAATACAAGTGCACTCTAATCGTCTCAATTCTAATTTTGCCTCAAAAAGTGGTAGACTCGAGTGATTGACACTATCCACCACATCAGCAAGTGGCCGCTCCATAAAAGGCTTTGGGCCAAGGGTTATTTCAACATAACATTGACGACatgttgtcttatgtaaacaagtCTGAGGCGCTGCGTAATGGGCagatctgtctcactgtctggagGTTCTGGCTGCTATGATTAGCAGCTGATAGAGGGCAATCAGCACATCTGCTTCGTTCAGGTTAGTGGGCACTGGGCAAGTGGGCATGACTGTAATCCACACCCAGCCCTCCAGTAAATTGTGACAAACTGACTTATAAAACTCAGTTTCGgtcgagactgactttatgagcATAATTattctatttacactttgtagtcaatgttGACACTAGATttcatgtttctgactcatattgaTGCCACATAGGCTGTTTAAAACCAGAGAAGTTGGTTCTAAGGTGCAGTTGACCTTTAAAGGTTAATCCAAACATGTCTGTTATTAAAGGTCATACTGTTATGCTCATGAATAATCCCCCTGATTAATGAATtagcctctcactctctctctttctctctctctctctctctctctctctgagacattGTGACTTGACACAACATGCTCATGCTCTTTACAGGCGATTTGAAAGGATAGATATGCTTtgccaaagtgggtggggttatatcctgcctgtttggccctgtccggggcccctcttgtctcagcctccagtatttatgctgcagtatttcatgtgtcggggggctagggtcagtctgttatatctggagtatttctcctgtcttaaccggtgtcctgtgtgaatttaagtttgctctctctaattctctgtctctttctctctctttctttctctctttctctctttctttctctctctcggaggacctcagccctaggaccatgcctcaggactacctggcttgatgactccttgctgtccccagtccacctggccgtattgctgctccagtttcaactgttctgcctgcggctatggaaccctgacctgttcaccggatgtgctacctatcccagacctgctgttctcaactctctagagacagcaggagcagtagagataatctgaatgatcggctatgaaaagccaactgacatttactcctgaggtgctgacctgttgcaaccactttgattattattatttgaccctgctggtcatctatgaacatttgaacatcttggccatgttctgttataatctccacccggcacagccagaagaggactggccacccctcatagcctggttcctctctaggtttcttcctaggttctggcctttctagggagtttttcctagccaccgtgcttctacatctgcattgcttgctgtttgggtttttaggctgggtttctgtacagcactttgtgacatcagctgaggtaagaagggctttataaatacatttgattgatatatatacaatataagtGAAAGTGTTTTTCCCCTTCTGTTTTGTGGTGCATTTAAAACATCCATGATATTCATGTTTAGCCAACCTGTATTTAccagttgtctctctctgtgtcacctTACAGCAAGCTACAGCTCCTTCCCTATGGAGAGTGCTAACAGCACCTACAGCAGTGGCTACTCCAGTGGTTTCGGCGGTGGATATGGCGGTGGATACGGCAGTGGATACGGCGGTGGATACAGTGGCAGCAACTACAGCTCCGGTAGCGGCTACGGTGGCGGCAGCACCTCCAACGTCACCACCCAGAACAAGAAGAGTGTCGTCATCAAGATGATCGAGACCAAGGATGGAAAAGTTGTCTCTGAGACCTCCGAAGTGGTTGATGATTGAGCGGCTGGATAATGCCCTTTTGTCTACCCTCTTGATCACCATTCCACTACAGTGTAACAATTAAAGTCAAAGGCAAACAATGTTACATGAGCACAAATATAAATGTGGCTCTTAAGCAATAAACAGTTTTAATCCAACCAAAGATTGACCACAGAATATTTTTCTTGTTCATACTGTATGTCTTATGCCTTTTCTTATTCTGTACTAAAACTAAATGCTTGCAGGAAATTAGCAAAAAATGAAGTTGCAACTTGTAGAACATTCTGTCGAAACCTCTGCAACCCTGTTAACTGTAAAGAGGGCCATTCTCTGAGTTCAGTTGCATGAAATGGATGATAATGTGTACTGTCCATGACAAGCGTTGCTCAGAGTGGGTGTGAATGTGACAGTGCAGCACCAGTGTTCTTGGTCAACCTGTCTAAAATGTCTGCTATGCTAGATAGTAGTGCATGTCTTCCctgttgtgttctgttggacccCAAAGAAGCTTCCCACTGTTGCCTGAGGTGCTGTTTTTGCTACCAAACAATTAAATGTGTTTTTACTGAAAACTTATTTTGTTGTGTGAGTTTCACGTCTTTATTCCTGCAAAATCTAATTCTTGTAAAAGTTTCTCCCAACATGGGTTTCATACATAGTCTCAGTCGGTATGAAGTCAGTACTGAGATAATGCTGGTAAAACTGaaaaggaaggagacagagaatcATCTGGTGGTAGAAAAGGAGAAGACACACGTTGAGGGTGATATGCACAGCACCTAAACAAACTACTTCACACCTGCACACAAGCCTTTCTTCAGCTATCATACTGTATTGCATTTCATTCCTTTCTTCGGCTTTAATACTGTATTGCATTCCTTTCCTTTCTTCAGCTGTTAAACTGTAATGCGTTCCTTTCCCTTGGCTGTTATACTGTATTGCATTCCATTCCTTTCTTCAGCTTTAATACTGTATTGCATTCCTTTTCCTCGGCTGTTATACTGTATTCCATTCCTTTCTTCAAATATATACTGTTTTGAATTCCATTCCAGCATGCTCAAGTGTtctggaaagaaagaaagaaagaaagaaagaaagaaagaaagaaagaaagaaagaaagaaagaaagaaagaaagaaagaaagaaagaaagaaagaaagaaagaaagaaagaaaggatacaGGTCTATTTTTCATGACCATAACTGATTAAATAATTGGCGTAATAAGACCAATAATGTCTAAAAACATCCTTCATTCTATAGCTAGAAAACTCattgatatctccaggagtgataagtaaaaaaatatatatatttaactgtTGTGGTCTAATACTGTATTTTTTGCTAGCTAGGGCCATCTACTTTAAGTGCTGCCTGTTTTCCCAGCGGCCTACTTAGTGTGTTAACTACTGACTGCTCGTAATTTGCAGATAgttgttgacacatcaaccaggattaaggggcagggcaatttgtgacttgttttggtaatcagtggctgtattggagggggagtggtttcacctctcctaggcaatcagcaaATATAAActattttccaccttctcctcctgtaacgccctggccatagagaggggatttttgttctttattttggttaggccagggtgttacattgggtgggcgttctatgttctttttctaggttttttgtatttctttgttttgggccatgtgtgactcccaatcaggcacagctgaagttcgttgttgttgattgggagtcacacataaggagcaggttTCCCCTTtaggttttgtgggggattgttttctgtctcgttcgttttgaccagacaggactgttagctttcgttgctgtttgatgttttgttattagtggttcattttatgaaatatttataatgaatccacaacctccgctgcatcttggttttcttgcgacgacagccgttacagaatcccccaccaagaaacggaccaagcagcggaggaaggagaagagcttTCGGGACTCATGGACGTTGAAAAAAATGGAGAGgatcgttcaggattcctggagatgggaggaattgcTCGATGGAGGTGGACCAtgggctcaggctggggattatcgccgcccgcagtgggagatcgagcggcgagagctgagaggcgctggtacgaaGAGAGGGAgtgcaacggacacgggaggcagccccacaatttttttggggggggcacacggggagattggcggagtcaggcggtagacctgagccaactccccgtgcttacaggaggcagcgcagtactggtcaggcaccgtgttatgcggtaaagcgcacggtgtccccagtacgcgttgatagcccggagcgctacatgccagcccccgcaagtgccatgcgagagcaggcatcgagccaggacgggttgtgccagctcagcgcgtctggcctccagtgcgcctcctcggtccaggttattacatttacattttacatttaagtcatttagcagacgctcttatccagagcgacttacaaattatgatatccagtggaacaaccactttacaatagtgcatctaaatcttttttttgggggggggggggttagaaggattactttatcctatcccaggtattccttaaagaggtggggtttcaggtgtctccggaaggtggtgattgactctgctgtcctggcgtcgtgagggagtttgttccaccataggggtgccagagcagtgaacagttttgactgggctgagcgggaactgtgcttcctgcgaggtagggggccagcaggccagaggtggatgagcgcagtgccctcgtttgg
The window above is part of the Salmo salar chromosome ssa15, Ssal_v3.1, whole genome shotgun sequence genome. Proteins encoded here:
- the LOC123727350 gene encoding intermediate filament protein ON3-like translates to MESANSTYSSGYSSGFGGGYGGGYGSGYGGGYSGSNYSSGSGYGGGSTSNVTTQNKKSVVIKMIETKDGKVVSETSEVVDD